ATGATAAAAACTGTTTTTCTGGCAAGCCCGTTTATATCTGAATTTCCGCCTGACCCAGTAAGCCTTTTTTCAGGCACGATACCATAAACTCCCACCCCTGTTGTGTTTACATTTCCATACTTATCAACCTCTGCTCCTCCAAGAAATGCAAGGTCAACAACTCCTCTCTGAAGCTGATTAAAAACATCAAAAAGGCCAGAAGCTATTGCAGCCTGATAAATACACCGTGCATCTCCTACTGATGTGGGCAGAGAAATTGGTCTTCCATCCACACTTCCTGCCTCATATATACAAATTGCATTAGGAGCTGTAGTTTCTTGAGCAAGCATAATTGCAAGCATTGGAAGTCCTGTTCCTGCAAAAACAACATCACCATCATTAACTTCCCTTGCGGCAGCAACTGATAAGAGGTCTATGGGTTTGAAATCGGTACTTTTTGCATAACTTTTCTTTTCCATTATTTTTTCCCCCTTTTAATTCTGGTTGAATAACCAAATGCAGGGTTAGCTTTTATGGTCTCAAGCTTAGTTATTCCAATTTTTTCAAGATAAGCTTGATGATCTTCTATTCCAAAAATCCACTCATCTGCCCATTTATCAAAACCTTCCTGGGTTTTTGTGGCTGAATAGTAATTTTTAATAAATTCTCCATCTGCCTCATATAGCCCAAAACAGCCTGTGGGATGCCCTGCCCAGGGAAGTTCGACAAGGTAACCTACCTGGTGAGAAGCTACTAAGTTTCGTGAAGGTTCACGCCTTATATATTCTTCAGTTACAACCTGTTCTGCTATTACAATTACATTGTCAGCGGCTTTAATTGCCTCTTCATCTGAATAAACCTGCCCATCAACCCTAACTGTACCCCCTTCACCTGCTGTCTGAACATGTGCTATGCACCAGTCTGGATTTGCGGCTGGAATATGCAAAAGCTCACTTTCATAAAAATTATCTTTTACAACCTCATATTTTTTCATAGGAATTTTGGGGTTGGAACCATCTCTTAAACCTTTTAATTTAAGATGATCGTACTTTGGGTTCAGCATATCTGTACCCATACTTGCATAGGTGGGAATATAAGGGATCCCCATTGAACCGGCAGCCAATCTGTACACCATCTGCACATGGCTGTAATCCTCAATAATAATTTTGCCCTCTTCTGCTTTACGTGCAAGGTTAGCACCAATTTTTCCGTAAAGTTCATGACCTATCCAGCACGATTCCCAAATATCTACACAGCCTGCTCCGATAAGAACATCACTGTGGGTTCCACCGTTAACTTCCACAAGATGAAGATTCTTTTTTTTCTGCCTTATCATTTCATAAAC
This DNA window, taken from Desulforegulaceae bacterium, encodes the following:
- a CDS encoding CoA-transferase; the encoded protein is MEKKSYAKSTDFKPIDLLSVAAAREVNDGDVVFAGTGLPMLAIMLAQETTAPNAICIYEAGSVDGRPISLPTSVGDARCIYQAAIASGLFDVFNQLQRGVVDLAFLGGAEVDKYGNVNTTGVGVYGIVPEKRLTGSGGNSDINGLARKTVFIMVQEKRRFKENVDFITSPGWKIPKWPSGEIVDKKEVYNKAFRGGPLAVITNMAVFRFDEEGVMYLDTVHPGFTVEDIKENCGFDINVSRFSGETPPPTYEELDLLYKKIDPEGIFL
- a CDS encoding CoA transferase; amino-acid sequence: MAKKTKRLGLKEAVSLIKDGDMITFSGFTIWRRPMAAVYEMIRQKKKNLHLVEVNGGTHSDVLIGAGCVDIWESCWIGHELYGKIGANLARKAEEGKIIIEDYSHVQMVYRLAAGSMGIPYIPTYASMGTDMLNPKYDHLKLKGLRDGSNPKIPMKKYEVVKDNFYESELLHIPAANPDWCIAHVQTAGEGGTVRVDGQVYSDEEAIKAADNVIVIAEQVVTEEYIRREPSRNLVASHQVGYLVELPWAGHPTGCFGLYEADGEFIKNYYSATKTQEGFDKWADEWIFGIEDHQAYLEKIGITKLETIKANPAFGYSTRIKRGKK